CAACAGTCCctattttgattttgtaaagCTTGCAGGTGAACTTTTCATTGAATAAAAATGCGTCATCTTCACCAATGTCCTTGCTCATTGGAACCTTCAAAAGGACATTCTTCCCTTTCACACATGCAAGAGACTGTAAGCATCTCTTGAGATCCGATGCGGGTATTTCTGTTGACTGCTCAATTTCTCGGTATGTGAGGCGGTCTGCAGAATTAAACAGCATGAGAACACACATTTGATATGTTGAAACATTTAGTTCATGTTTCTGACCCTTTCCGAAGGTTGCCTTCAAATCTGCAGTCCCCATGTTGGTCTGCCATGACAATCTCCTGCCAGTATGAGTGCCAAGATAATAAGTCCGGAACTTTTCACAAACACCCATGATCTCAGCTGGCAGATTACAAGTGGCACTCGGCTGAGTTGGCCAAGATCCTGTCGTCAGGACCTGAACAGCAAGGGTGGGGCCATCACTGGTATCAACAGACTGGCATGCATAGAATCCTTGCATGGTATCCTGGGAGGTCTTCATATCAGTGAACATGCCCTCCAGTTTGGATGTAAACTGGTATCCACATTCAGTTTTGAGTTTCACGATAAGGCTTCTTTCTGCATCATCTGAAATAGTCTTCCCTGACAAGAGTCTCTTCGCCAGATGCTGTTTATAGTACTTTTCAAACACATCCTTTTCTTGCAAATATCTGAATAACATCATTACTTTGTCTAAGACAACCTCAATGTCCTCCTCACTGACCCCCTTCAATCCCTTGCGTAGTTTATCATCAACAAACAAGGAGATAAATTCAGGAGACCTGGCatttagatttatgaaatactcaAAGGATGAATTCAGAGCATTTTGAAAAGCCTTGTCATTGCTAAAAGCTAAATTTATGATCTTGTCATATTTATCCTTCTCATCCAACAGTCTCTGAACAAACTCAACAGGATCCTTTATTCTCTCAGGGTCCGTAACCAATTGTTTTCCTGTCTCTCGAAGGTGAGAGGTCATCACATCTCTTATGGTAGAGAGCCCACTGGGTACCCTTCTAAACAGATTGTACATTCTTGACAGATCATCATATTTGTCATCCATAAGCATGTTCACCAGCCCAGAATTTTCCATGTAAACTAATCTATGCATGTGATTTGCTATCATCTCAGTCTCCACTACATTGGTTATTTTTCCTTCACTTTTGGCATCCAGGTAGTGGGACACTCTCTCCATCTCTTCATTCAACCTCCTTTCAGCTTTCTTCAGATATTCCCCACAATCGCAGCACTCAATGAACTCTTGAGATTCAACACTGTAAAAATTGGCAGAGACCTCCAAAAATGGTTTCTCAAAATCCTCTTGGTAAACTGCAGGACCCAAATCCATAAGCATCTTTATTATGCTCCTCATCAGGCCACGATCAATAACGTCGCCCGTACGCTCCTTGTGTATCAGTTCAAGAAGAGTGTTCAGAAGCCTCGCTTGGATGTTACTAGAATGGATAATATTATCCCTCCACAGGTTAAGTCCAAGCTCATGAACAGGTATTTTTTGATTGTTATGAACATAGGTCCTATCCATGTACATTAATATATCCCGAACCATCTCAAGTGCTTTATTATGATCTCTCCACTTCCTATTTAGCTCATCTAAAAATAGTCCACCCTGAGCAGCCTCAATAGATTTTGATATCTCTTTCAAGTGCCAAGTCATTGTGTTGACCAGACCTGAGTATAGTTTGTCCCCGTATTTATGTAGCACCATGTTATAAGCATTCCTacatttgaaagaaagaaaggtcaCTCACTTCATGTGAAGGAAACCATACAGCTAACACTGGAACCCAAATACAAAGAGGGAACTTAGACATGCTGCttcttcttatttattttttcttttggagataaaaatataaaaataatatgtaCTTCAAGATTTTGCGCCATGATAGCATGCAGAAACAAGATAACTGTATTTGCCATGGAAGTCACAAACATAAATATTGCCATTGAGATACAAAATGATTGCACTAACCCAAAAATTGTGAGACTAATATATCTCCTCCTGAAACGAAAGAGAACAATCACCatagggaaaaaaagaaaaagcttaaAGCTTGAGTCAAAGAGCCCTAGAACCTCAGGTCCTCAACAAACCTTCACCCAGCAGGCAGACAAAAGGGCTCTGCCCCCACGAGGGCCACATTGTGATGTGAACCTATGACCAGTCTTTTACTAACTAGGATCATTCCCAACTGTGCTAAGCTGATGTTCATACATGTGGTTGTGCTGCCATAATTGATTGTTGACACTTGACATAGTTATGGGTACAAAATTTAAGCAAAACAGCAACTTTGAGTGCAGTCAGCATGCATCTGACTTGTCCTTCGGGACCTCAGGTCACTCAGTATCGTGTAAGGCTTTAAGCTATTTTTATCAGACAATATTTTACCCCATTGCACATCGTTGCATGTAAgattttatctcatttttgcAGCAATGATTGCCACTGTCATATGTGACTTCTACTTGGCTGCAGCCAAAGGCAAAAATGTTTGGCAACTAATTGTTCATTTTTAGCTCATCCCAAATCAAGGTGgaatatttccatttcttctgCAAAGAGGGTCACTAGATTGTCACCTTTCACTATAGTAACTTAGCATTTTTGGTATTTGTAATTTGCTTATTATCATTAGCCTTTGAAGAGAAACCACATTAAAGAACCCTTAATTATCCAAGATATTTGTTTTCTCCTGTAAAAGATGGACTAGTTGCAGTcgagaaaacacatttttgaaTTCACTGCATGGTTGTCCTGTAATACTATTTATATCACGATCTTTACGCACTAATACTGGTAGGGGAATATGGAAGCAGAAGATGCAGCTTTAGGAGAAGTAACAACATCCTGAAACAAATTCAGTGGTATCTATGCTGGTACAGTGGTCCTTTTGCTAACAACGGAGAGTGAAGAGCAACATACGTTGTTATGGGTTCATTTCTTGATCAATCAACCAAGTATTCGCTCATTCTGAATCATCAAAATGAAGTGCACCAAGGTAACATTTGATGCACTAATGGCAATGTTCTCTAAGTGACTTATAACTGACAGCCCATTTTGAAATTAAACTTGTAGAGTTGTGGTACTTAGAACTGGAGATGTTAAAGAAACCCCATTATGGTCTTTCATACTTGGTCCCTGCTAGCAGTAACGACACAAAGGTCATATACAAAGAGAATATCAAGCAAGCTGGTTGTTTTTCTCTCCTATCGTTATGGGTGAGGACAGCAAATGCTTTTATGGCTCCCAGCTCGAAGCCTAAACATTTTACCATCTTATTGGAATTTATATTGCATTATCCGCCCTAAACATCTGATGTATGTGGGCTTAAAGGCTTTCATATTATAAGTGATAATTACTCAACCAGGTATATCTAAAAGAGACGCTTGAATCTTGATCCTTCCCCAGTATAATTCTCATTCAACCCCTCCCTTGGCTATGACTTCTTGATACATATTCTTTTGGATTATAAGCTTCCCCTCAGGACCTCAATTCTTCCAATATTCTACAAGTGTGCATATTCCACCTTCTTCCGGAATTGGAAAAGAATTGAACAAAGAACTTGGAAAAATATCCCAAGAAATTGCTTACATGTTAATGCGGaacacaaaaactgaaaaggcaaaattataaaattcagGTATATCATAGCTATACAGAAAGTCGGACCTATTTCGTGCGTGTTATTGAATGCCAACACGTGCAAACTTCAAGAGACAAAATATTGCCCCATGTCTAAGGAGAAACCCCCATGAATAAAGAAACCAGTCTAGCTTAATACGAAGACCACCAATCGCACCGATCTTAATAATCTAACGAGATCAAGTATTGAAAGGACGATCCATGGAGTAAAAACTACATACCCACAATCAAAATGGTCAAATAAATATACCAACATCATCCAAGCACCAGGAATTTAGCATTAAAAACCTAAGAAATGGGAGATAACAATTGAGAACCTGAAAAcgcaaaaggaagaaaagtacCGATAAAGTTCCTCAAAGCTGAGACCGCTGGCGTTGTGATTGTAAATCTCGTGAATGGCGTGCTCCAGGAGCTTCCACGTCTTCTCTGCATATTTGGGATCCATCTCCACCCTGTGTTTGAAGGGCTCGATCTTGAAAGTCTTTTTCTTTGGAGCACTCATGCTGCCCCCCGCCGAATCGCAACCCCGAAATCGACCAAGATAGGGGAAAAGAACCCAAAAAGCCTGATGAAAACGAGGACGCAAAGCCCGGATattgactgaaaaaaaaaattaatggggATCGACCAACTTGGTAAATCCAAGAAAATTTTGCTGCGAAACGATGAACCACGGGGGCCGATACACAGGGTGAAAGGGGGTTTGGGTTAAGCGACAGGGAGAAATTCAGGAAATATGCAAACAGGGAGTTCCTTTTCCCTTCAGAAACAATGCCTTCTTCCGCGTTCCTCCAATTATACTCCTCCTTCCCTGTGTGACGAAAATAACGGTGATCTTCCAATACATCgtgaaatgttttttaaaatcccgtccgatatatatatatatatataaacttgatAGATATATTGGCCGTTAAGCCTCGTTTAGGGAGATTTCTTGGGATATAATGACATGATTCGATTCATCAAGAATCTTCCCTACCCTTACTCCCTTGTTGCCAatttagggaaaaaaaataaatgtctaatctcacaaaatcaaatcaatcaaaaaTTTAAATAGGCAAAACAAAAAGATGATTAAATGTGAATCGGTACATGacatttaaatccaaaataaatattaaattcaaatccacatGTAACAAAATGCAATCCGTCCGaaataaaaacttgatccaaAAACATGTTGATGTCGCCCATGCTCTCACATATCATAAACAATGCATTTCATCTGACTTTGCCTTAGAGGTATCTTGTGATCATGAAATGTCTTCTACAATGtttttgctcaaagaaacatGATATGATATGAATATTATTTTTAGATTAAAAATCGAATGTGTGGATGTACTTGCATCATTTTTCCTTGAGCAAGAACACGTATTCTTGAAACACCGTGTGTTTCAATAAGTCGATGTTCTTTTTTCTAAAGTTCTTATTGGGGTTAGTTGTAAACTTTGAAGGCACCATGAAAAACTGCAAGTGGCAGGGTGGATCAAGTAAGATTCAGCCTTGCTCTTCATTCGTGTGATTATATTTTCTTGGCTTTTAAGTTTTGctacttcatatatatatatatatatatactcagcCATGTAATCagtaaattaatattagatgatgaaaatattcatcacatttttctttttatttttctcttaatcgcCTATCTTATGGGAGTCgcaattcaattttcttttacatacGTATATAGACACACAACATCTGAAAAGATAGAGTCtgtcattcaattttcttttacatactTATATAGATACGCACACACCTATAAACTTGTAATAACGTAAGTTTATTACATATGTTAATCACATACTGTTTGGTGTACGCCGTTCTTCATTGCAATTTGCATTATTAAAATCCAACGGGAATCCACAAAGCAAAAGTAAcagcaattatatatatatatatatatatatatatatatatatatatatatatataagaaaagaaagaagagtctATTCCATTGGATGGTATGATCGACCCGATGCGTCCACTACACAGAGCCGTTGGATCTAAAGAAGCAACACCCGATAATCGAATCCAAGTTGATCCTGCTGCCCAAATATTTAGCTGTCCAGCTATTTGTATTCGCTTAAGTTGATCTAATGTCACAAATAGGTTTAATATGATTTTCTTGTCAAATCAAAGTAAGATTTGCAAGTCAAAAAGAGGGTGCAGCGCAATTGGGTGGTAAAGCGGCTCATTACGGAAAGAAGTTTCTCTTACGAATCATGAGGACACTTTCACGACTCAGTCTACTATTCTTCTAAATCATAAAAACCTAAGACATTTTTACGACTCAGTCTACTATTcttttaaatcataaaaaggttttgaagtatGCTCTGTCAACCCCAACGAAGTGGGGGCGTcaaggaatgaaaaaaaaaaaaagatttgtaATACACATGCAACTAATCTAAGCCGTTTACGAGCCGAAACTTGTCGGAATCAATCACATCTGCGAAATCAGATCCGATTAACAAGTGATATGGAAGAGCAGCACATAAATTCAAATCTTTCCTTAATATCTTCAATATCTGTTTCCCCAAACACactgcaaaacaaaaattatgtcACTCTCTCTCTGAGGGTAAAATCATGACTGAGGATCATATCTGAAAAGGGACGGCTGATTGATAAATGCATAGTTTTGATTAATATCATCCTCCAAATATACAATCACATGTAAtgtaaataacaaaataaaaaaaaagatttaaaaaacattttccGGGGAGCAACACGAGAGCATCTAATATAATATTGGAAACAGCGCAAGCTTTTTGGAGAACACGAAAATCAACATAGCTTCAAGTTTCATAACTTAATTTTACTCCTGGgaacaaatgaaatattgttgAAGTCTGATATTTTTCTTATGTGGAGACGGAAAGCACCTTGAGAGTTGACcaaattggaaatgaattctATATCCATTCCCcaatgtaattttatttgtccaATCATATGTTTTACCTGATTCTTTCATACCATATTATAACTTCTTTAACTTtttagttggatttggatatacagCTTACATTGTTTAGTCGATGCATTAGCAAATACGTATAAAAACAATTTTAGTTTCAGAACCTTTCAACAAATCAGAGTGGCGCAGCGGAAGCGtggtgggcccataacccacaGGTCCCAGGATCGAAACCTGGCTCTGATAGAATTCAGCGACAGCTTCcccaagtttttctttttttgggggATTTCATTTGGAAAAAGAGCAAAAGTTCAACACCATTCATCCTCCAGATCAACGGCAGATATTTCACAGCATCATCAAGAGTCTTGAAACTTCTTTGGGTATTGCTTTTCTCTCTGCGGGGCCATTGGACAAAATtggaaatttttaacttttctttaaAGCAGCGGCAAATTTTCAGCACCGTTGATTTTACAGATCAATAGCCGAGATTTCACAACTTCTTAAAGTCTTACAACATTCGCTTTTGCCACAAAATGAGCCGCTTGCCGTAGTATATCATTGGCTGGCGCCAAATCGCAAGAGATAAAGGGTGGAGAAGAAAAATCTGCTTCCCGCCCTAAATCGAAGGGCGCGGGCGATCTTTTTCTCCTCCGTTCTGGTTTTCATGGCTTCATTTTTGGATTTGTAATTTAgacaatagaaaataaaatctcCGTATTTTTCATGAACCTTGCCGCTGTTTCTCAATTCCTTCTGTAGTTTTTTGACCTCTGCGATTTACCTTGATTTGCTAATTAGAAACTATTAGAGCGTGTAATTGTTCTCATTAAAATGGATGCAAGTGAACAATCGACATGTCCTCGATGATTTATGTTGAGTTGCATTTATTAGAACGAATTCGTGCTTTAATCAAATTTAAGTTTGTATTGCTCATTTAAACGTGAAGTCATGCTTTAATTCGTTAATTTCGAATTAATTCATGTTTTGTGTGTGTTTACGTCCTTGGTTTTAGGATTTTGCCAGagtttccttgtttttttggATGGTAAGAAACTAATGGAGTGCATAATTGTTGTTTGTTTGTCTCTTTGTTGTTCTTGTTAGTCTTGCCTCTTGAATGGTTGGTACGTCCGTGATGATGACGAAGAGTTTGCGTTTTCTCTGTTCGggcttttaacaaaaaatttacggTCCAGTGAGAACATCGAAGTATTGAGtcgcttttttcattttagggtAACTGATTGTGTTGAAaatggaagaaggaagaaaccaAGGTTTTCGAACGATCATTTAATCGCTAGTTGGTTTGATtgggaaagggaaaaaggatAAAGCGGATCCCCAAGTAACGACATCCCATTTGGTTGATGTCAGGTTGAGTTTAAAGAAGCATTTTAAAGAGCAagaatctttttctttctctaggATGCTATAATTATGATCAGTAATGATGTCTGCCTTTGCTAAATGTGTTGTTGATCTGcttatcttttaatttttacgGCAAGTTTCATTTTCTGGTGATCCTCCCAGGATATAATGGGTTTTGAATACCTTGTGAATTCATCTGATCTCTTCTTAACAAAACTGCTTTTGTCAAGTTATCGTTCGAAGAAATTGGTCCTTTTAGCGTCTGCTGTTCCCATTTCCCAAGCGTCCTTAGCCTTCCCAAAGAGATTCGAAAAACATGATTCATGTGCATGATTTCAGTGCATTTGCAAGACATTAGTGATTTTTGTTACTTTACGAGGCTCTGTTTTTCATATGATTCTGGTTATAACAATTTTTGTGCCCATGGTATGCCATTGTTCCTGAGTACTGCTGATGTTGAAATATATTTTCCTGAACATTCCGTTGGAGCTGTCAGACCTAGTATTGTTTATCTATGGCAGTGGAAACGTTATGTTGTTTCTGTTAATCCTTGCTAGTGAACTTGCCATATTTTCTTCCGATTGTTTTAGGTTCGTATGAAAATCATTTGTTCGGCGGTTTTTTGCAGCTTCTTCTCTATTCATCCTGCTCGTATTTTTCTACTTCTTGCCCTCAATTTGCTATTCTTCAGATGTGGACTGCACTTCGATAAAGAAATTCGCTCACAATTGTGTCGTAAGTTCCATTTTTGAGCCGTTAATGGCTTTTGTTATGTCTTTGCTTTGCTTTGATCAGTATCTGTGCATTTTTTCATAGCAGGGAGCTTGAGCTGGGATCACAACCTTTTAAGTCATggtaaaacataaaaagaaaaacgaggTGTATCAGAGGCTTTCTTTACTTTGTCGAGCCATGAACTTTTTCTTACAGAAACCACATCACATCAGACACATTGCAACTTTATCTTTGGAGCGCCTTGCTTTTGTCGTGGGTGACATTTTCCATGTTATCTTTATATTAGTTTGACAATTTCTATGCGA
This window of the Nymphaea colorata isolate Beijing-Zhang1983 chromosome 2, ASM883128v2, whole genome shotgun sequence genome carries:
- the LOC116248039 gene encoding cullin-3A-like yields the protein MSAPKKKTFKIEPFKHRVEMDPKYAEKTWKLLEHAIHEIYNHNASGLSFEELYRNAYNMVLHKYGDKLYSGLVNTMTWHLKEISKSIEAAQGGLFLDELNRKWRDHNKALEMVRDILMYMDRTYVHNNQKIPVHELGLNLWRDNIIHSSNIQARLLNTLLELIHKERTGDVIDRGLMRSIIKMLMDLGPAVYQEDFEKPFLEVSANFYSVESQEFIECCDCGEYLKKAERRLNEEMERVSHYLDAKSEGKITNVVETEMIANHMHRLVYMENSGLVNMLMDDKYDDLSRMYNLFRRVPSGLSTIRDVMTSHLRETGKQLVTDPERIKDPVEFVQRLLDEKDKYDKIINLAFSNDKAFQNALNSSFEYFINLNARSPEFISLFVDDKLRKGLKGVSEEDIEVVLDKVMMLFRYLQEKDVFEKYYKQHLAKRLLSGKTISDDAERSLIVKLKTECGYQFTSKLEGMFTDMKTSQDTMQGFYACQSVDTSDGPTLAVQVLTTGSWPTQPSATCNLPAEIMGVCEKFRTYYLGTHTGRRLSWQTNMGTADLKATFGKGQKHELNVSTYQMCVLMLFNSADRLTYREIEQSTEIPASDLKRCLQSLACVKGKNVLLKVPMSKDIGEDDAFLFNEKFTCKLYKIKIGTVVAQKETEPEKQETRQRVEEDRKPQIEAAIVRIMKSRRVLDHNNIVAEVTKQLQSRFLPNPAVIKKRIESLIEREFLERDKTDRKLYRYLA